The sequence below is a genomic window from Harmonia axyridis chromosome 1, icHarAxyr1.1, whole genome shotgun sequence.
ttgcaggatctgtggatcggaagcagaaacagccgaacacttgatatgcaagtgtgcggagctggctggcctaagaactattcacatgggtaagccggtcctggataccagaagaggtaacggccaaggcccctaaggaggttgtcaattttattaacgtcgttgacgacctccctgggtttctatgaatgagtagggtagagaacaaaagatctgcatggtcgcagtttccggaaggcttaccgaaccaaaacgaccccaattcaaataataataagtagcctccttgaagccaccAACATGACTTAAGAATGTTAGTATTTGTGTTTGCTGGGTTATAATTCTTTTGAGTATCTTTTCAGAATGTGGAGTGTCCAACCAAGAGGATAGGATAGTTGGTGGTCGCCCGACAAGCCCTAATCGATATCCATGGATCGCCAGGATTGTATATGAAGGACGTTTCCACTGCGGAGGATCTGTTATCTCCAAGGATTATATACTTACGGCTGCTCATTGCGTTAGAAAGTGAGTCTTGAACAGATTTTTAAAATTCCGGGATTTTCACCATGGTCTCCCCTACGGAAGTAAACATCTTCAAAGTTATATAGGTCATGAAATGATATAACTTAAAACTTCTGAAGGTATCTTCTGGACTGGACCACGCTTGAAAAGCCCAGAAAACCAAAATGTCTTATAAGCTAACCAAATATTCTTCATAGTGCTCCACAACTTACTACTACAAAAATTTCCTGTTTCTTCCAGATTGAAACGTTCCAAAATAAGAGTCATTTTAGGGGACCACGATCAGTCTACAATGACCGATGCTCCAGCCAAGATGAGAGCAGTTGCCGAAATAATCAGACATAGAAATTTCGATACAGATTCCTACAACCACGACATAGCCCTGATCAAATTGAGAAAACCTGTGGATTTTGGAAAGAACATCAAAGCTGTGTGTTTACCGAAAAGTGAGTAAAGATGAATTGGAAGGTCTAAAGCCTCTTAACAATGCTAATAGAATAATTAGACATTCGTACCATgaacctatcctgaaaattGTAAGTCAGTGGTACAAGTTGTATACGGCAGCAGGCCGAACAGAACTGATTGTGActtcaaattcttcatcaatcaaattcaatttaaggCCATTCTCGACGCTCGAAACTGATACCTGATACacatttgaatgaatttgaagAAGCGCATAAAATATTTCACATATATTCACACAACCCCCTAACGTTAAGTAATCACTAATCATAAAcaatttataaagggtgtttttttttggagctatagaactttaaattgcaataaaacaacgatggattattcgattgacatgaattttatttatccgcatattaatcttgtggcattacatattaaatatgatttctggcatatgaccgccacggctggcttggatgtagtccaatctggacgtccaattttcgatgactttttccaacatttgtggccgtaaatcggcaattactcggcgaatgttgtcttccaaatggtcaagggtttgtggcttatccgcatagaccaatgactttacatagccccacagaaagtagtctagcggtgttaaatcacaagatcttggaggccaattcacaggtccaaaatgtgaaattaggcggtcaccaaacgtgtctttcaataaatcgattgtggcacgagctgtgtgacatgttgcgccgtcttgttggaaccacagctcctggacatcatggttgttcaattcaggaatgaaaaagttagtaatcatggctctataccgatcaccattgactgtaacgttctggccatcatcgtttttgaagaagtacggaccaatgattccaccagcccataaagcgcaccaaacagtcagtttttctggatgtaacggtgtttcgacatacacttgaggattagcttcactccaaatgcggcagttttgtttgttgacgtagccattcaactagaagtgcgcttcatcgctaaacaaaataaaatggacgtagtgcgcgatacgtattccgcacagaaccattattttcgaaataaaattgcactatttgcaagcgttgttcaggcgtgagtctaatcatgatgaattgccaaaccaaactgagaataaatcacttgacagctgttaaatcggttgccatcttgaacagtaatgcaaacttaaagttatatacctcgaaaaaaaaaacaccctatacataaaCTACCCCTACAATGTAAAAACCaaccattgattttttttagtttctgATCCCTCCGGCAAGGTGGGTACTGTAATAGGTTGGGGCAGAACATCAGAGGGAGGCATGCTCCCAAATGTGGTGCAAGAAGTCCAAGTTCCTATACTTACACTATCCCAGTGCCGTGCTATGAAATATAGGGCTTCAAGGATAACCCCATATATGCTCTGCGCAGGCCGAGGATCCATGGATTCTTGTCAAGGTGACAGTGGAGGACCTCTGGTTATACAAAACAAGGACAAATACGAAGTTGTAGGTAAGTTTCGAAAATCGACCATAAGCATCATTTGTGTTGAAAGACCAATTCGTTTAACTTGCTTACTATTTCAGGAATTGTATCTTGGGGTATAGGCTGTGGAAGACCAGGGTATCCAGGTGTGTACACCAGAGTTACAAAGTACCTGAATTGGCTGAGATTGAATTTGGAAGACACCTGTGTTTGttcttaatttaattaatttattatattttttaagaaataaattatGTCCCACATTATCGTCTTATTTTTGTGGGAGGTagtattttaaatgaattctgATACACTCATAGtccttcttgaaaatatttcgagacagcaaaaaaacatttttaaatattatAAGTTTTGTTTCTCTTCTGAGAAATTATGGATATCTAGGTATATTGGTTCTTACTGAAATGtgaaaatcaaataattatttgaatttctttGAATGTGTAAAATGTGTTATTGTATGTAATAACTTCTTTACTCTTTGAGATATAATCTGAGACTTTTGAAATGTTGTAAATGACTTGTAACTTTGactaattttttaatattttaaacaTCTAGATGAAATTCTGCATACTGAGGTATTCAAAAttagtttcattttattatgaaaatcattatatattaaatttaaatcattggagatgaataaaataacaagagATATAAAAATTATCAGAGCCTGTTGTAAATAGATCAAAGAGGTATTTGCCAAAAGAAAAGTGTGTAAAAAATTACCAACTACGATTGGATCATTTTAAAACTGatttattgaaaagaaattcgtaacaatttgaaaaaaaccgaGAGATAAAAATATAGATTACATAAGAATGAGTTCTTCCTAAAGTCTAGTCTCTCACCAGTTCGGTACATTACATCACAAAGAAAATGACTCTACATTCTTCCACAAGACAGTTTGAGATTCATTATCTAATCTACACCTGCCTTCAGTACCAAAAATATCGGCacaaaaaaatacaaacatCTTAAAATATAATCTTAAAATTTATTGATCATATCGAATAAGTTATCAATTCACATTTAACTCTATCCAATGAACTGAACAAAGCACAAAACCTATTAGGAATACATCTAACTCTGATCCATTAATACACATTCATTATGGTTGGAAGAGGAATCCCTCTTGATCGATTCGAATATGAGTTCCAATTCCGAGATGCTCTTGATCTGGGTTACGAATTCAACCAGCTGGGGGTTCTTGTCGGCATCTGGTATGCTTAACAGAGCATGCACCGCCCTCAAAGCAGATCTCTTCAACTCGTCCTGCTTCTCATATTCTTGCTTCACCGAATTAGCCTTAACCTTTTGAACACAGGTCATTCTGATGGGTTCTATTAGCCTGTCTACACGTTGGAGCACAGCACCGGGACAGATTTGTGCCAGTCTGGCAACCATCAGGTATGTCAGCATCTTGATATCGTAGTGGTCTTTGAGGCCACCTTCTACGTGATCGATGAAATCAAAGATATCAATCCTGTCTAAACAGGAGTCCAATATGGTGTACATACATTCGAAAGCCGCCTTTCTTATATCCAAACCATCGTCCACTGAGTGTTTGAACGGACCCATTTCTACCTCTCTTATCAGTTCTTGTCTCACTTTGGTTTCTTTGTATAGATGGGGCACCACCTGACTGAGCAGGTCCCTGATCAAAGATGGCTTGTTGTGCGCCGCAGAGTTGAAGGCCACCAAGGCTACACGTCTTACATTCAGGTCTTCGTCTTCCAAGGCATTCAGGAAGTGGGCTATGCAGTGGCGTAACAGGGGATCGATGGGCGAAGGTTGGTCACTTATGGTGAATTTGATAGCTGTGACTACAGTCGTTCTCATCAAGGCGGATGTAGAGGTGAGGGAGGCAGTAAGTAAGGGCAAGCGATTTGCGGGATCAATCAAAGTTAACTTACCGAGACATTCGGCTACTACATTTCTTGTACCCTCCTCTCTACACTCACAATGGGTGTATAACTGCCTCCAGATCCCCTGAACGAAAGGTAGCAGCTGTTGGATTCCTGCTGGAGTGGCTGACAAACATGTTATAACCTCCTTCAGGGCATGTAAAAGGAGATACTGCCTCCTAGGCTGTTCCTCAGTCTCTTTCATCAAGAATGGCAGATACTGCTCCAGATTACCTATAGCTATACTGCCTAAAGCATAACTAGCCGCTGATTTAACCTCTTCCGAAACTACCGTGAAAGAGTTCAATATGGCCTTTTTAAGGTTAGGCATCGAGGTCAAGTCTATCTCTCTGCCGATCTCACCAACCACCAATAGGGCGAACATATGCTGGGTGTCGTTTTCGGCTTTCTCGATTTCTCGTATGAACTGAGGCACTAGGGGAAGGACGTGCTCCTGACAGGTGACAGTTATGGCGGCAACGCACTTGGCCAGCGAGTAGAACGCCTGTTTGTGCAGGGTGCAGGGAGTCTTCTTGGTGATTGGATCTACAAACTTCTGGATCAGGTGGTTGAACGTCAGATCCGGAAGGTTGCAACGGATCAAAGCACGGAAGAAATCCAGCAATGCGTTCAGGGCCGAACCCTGTAACAGGGGAGACTTCACCAGCTTCATCACCTGCGGCAAGATGGCGCTATTGACGTCTTTGAGAGCCGTGGGATATAACTCGGCTATGGTCTTCAGAAGTACCAAAGTCCATTGGGTGATATGCAGATCGGCCTCATCCAGCAACGGTGGTAGTTCTACTACCACGCAGTCTAACAAATCCACGTAAACGTTCTTTTGGTACTTGACCAGCAAGACGTTGAGTAGCTGGAGAGAACCGAGCTTGAGCGCCCTCTGGTTCTTCCTGAGGAACGATCCAAGGATTGGTATCGCCTCGTTCAGTATCGGAAGCTGTATTTCGAGGGGGGAACCTGCTATCTTGGTCAGAGCTTTAACGCAGGTCAGTCTGGtaatttcattcttcaaacgATCGATGTAGATGGGAAGACAGGCTGGGAGCTCGTGTTGCAATTCGTCGCCAAAGTTGCATATTATTTGGCCCATGGTGGAAATGGCTTTCTCCTTAACCTCCTGGTCTATGTCGGCCGCCTTGAGCCGTACCAGAGTGCACTGGTAAATTTGTGGGACGTACGGCTCATAGTCGAATTTGGACTTTGTGTTCAAAGGACGGATCACCTTCACTAGTTCCTGTAGCACATTGAGGGCCTCGGCTGTGATCTTGTAGAAGCTGTCTCCTACGGCAGTTATGATCGGGGGTAACAGCACATGAATGTACGCATGGAAACATTCCGGATAATGGGATGTTAATAGGGAGTGGATGAACGAGAGTGACTCGATTTTCATGTTGCTGCTGACGTTCTTCTCCCCTAAGGAATAGAGTAAACCAGGTATTATATTACCGATTTCATTGGTCAAAGCGCCAGGCACGGCGTTGCACAGTTCCTTGAGTAGATGGAAACAGTCTTGTCGAGTCTTCATGCTCTTCTCCTTCATCTGGTTCTGAAGACCTTTAATGAGAAGAGGTACCTGTTTCTGTAACAAGAAAACCGGCATTTCCTCCTGTTCCATAGAGTTGGGGTCCACGTTGTGACTGAGGTTCGATCTGGTCTGTTTTAATAGGGCTATGTAAGCGTGGAAGATATCCGATTTAACATTCTCCTCCCTTTCCTTGAACCTGCTGATCAAGGCAGGAGACAAACTCTCATAGAAATCCGACAATAAATCATGCCTAG
It includes:
- the LOC123672720 gene encoding cullin-associated NEDD8-dissociated protein 1, which produces MASVSYHIANLLEKMQSSDKDFRFMATNDLMSELQKDSIKLDDDSERKVVRMLLKLLEDKNGEVQNLAVKCLGPLVNKVKEVQVESIVETLCTNMISDKEQLRDISSIGLKTVISELPQATGGLSGNICRKITGRLVTAIDREDVSVQLEALDIISDLLFRFGTVLQSFHAMILMSLLPQLGSQRQAIRKRTITACSNLILSCNSSLYYKLIEHLYNGLCSDVPSSQMRTYVQCVAAVCRQSGQKFGEFIPKFVPLILSCSEVDDDELREFSLQAFESFVTRCPKEIIEYIPNIINLSLKYMTYDPNYNYDEDEMNMEDMEGCEDEDDPEENDEYSDDDDMSWKVRRSAAKCLESVITTRHDLLSDFYESLSPALISRFKEREENVKSDIFHAYIALLKQTRSNLSHNVDPNSMEQEEMPVFLLQKQVPLLIKGLQNQMKEKSMKTRQDCFHLLKELCNAVPGALTNEIGNIIPGLLYSLGEKNVSSNMKIESLSFIHSLLTSHYPECFHAYIHVLLPPIITAVGDSFYKITAEALNVLQELVKVIRPLNTKSKFDYEPYVPQIYQCTLVRLKAADIDQEVKEKAISTMGQIICNFGDELQHELPACLPIYIDRLKNEITRLTCVKALTKIAGSPLEIQLPILNEAIPILGSFLRKNQRALKLGSLQLLNVLLVKYQKNVYVDLLDCVVVELPPLLDEADLHITQWTLVLLKTIAELYPTALKDVNSAILPQVMKLVKSPLLQGSALNALLDFFRALIRCNLPDLTFNHLIQKFVDPITKKTPCTLHKQAFYSLAKCVAAITVTCQEHVLPLVPQFIREIEKAENDTQHMFALLVVGEIGREIDLTSMPNLKKAILNSFTVVSEEVKSAASYALGSIAIGNLEQYLPFLMKETEEQPRRQYLLLHALKEVITCLSATPAGIQQLLPFVQGIWRQLYTHCECREEGTRNVVAECLGKLTLIDPANRLPLLTASLTSTSALMRTTVVTAIKFTISDQPSPIDPLLRHCIAHFLNALEDEDLNVRRVALVAFNSAAHNKPSLIRDLLSQVVPHLYKETKVRQELIREVEMGPFKHSVDDGLDIRKAAFECMYTILDSCLDRIDIFDFIDHVEGGLKDHYDIKMLTYLMVARLAQICPGAVLQRVDRLIEPIRMTCVQKVKANSVKQEYEKQDELKRSALRAVHALLSIPDADKNPQLVEFVTQIKSISELELIFESIKRDSSSNHNECVLMDQS
- the LOC123670592 gene encoding coagulation factor IX-like is translated as MVVGYAFSAIFLCAFLATCDCSADVNQTFPLTNRTETSEISTRHGKLLFNQISSIFNIFGGIPSITDDDDSDEDDDGAREKNCTCECGVSNQEDRIVGGRPTSPNRYPWIARIVYEGRFHCGGSVISKDYILTAAHCVRKLKRSKIRVILGDHDQSTMTDAPAKMRAVAEIIRHRNFDTDSYNHDIALIKLRKPVDFGKNIKAVCLPKISDPSGKVGTVIGWGRTSEGGMLPNVVQEVQVPILTLSQCRAMKYRASRITPYMLCAGRGSMDSCQGDSGGPLVIQNKDKYEVVGIVSWGIGCGRPGYPGVYTRVTKYLNWLRLNLEDTCVCS